One genomic region from Desertifilum tharense IPPAS B-1220 encodes:
- a CDS encoding V4R domain-containing protein encodes MISVADLLIDNRIPGNYFAIDAYVRSDLELGLLENRRGNRLLAMPETLIQAIYSGLDKETGQATGLVLFNCGRWWGKNFYARFCEEIAEYYKTAVSDMAMVEFIQCLQQCWIVHGWGKIELDQTHQHLGFLLVNTWNSPFAAHAPKGNRPVCHLDAGIFSAFFSQLSNRELHCVQTDCESLGASCNRFILGLPDRLRPVESWVQDGLSHDEMMQRLAQS; translated from the coding sequence ATGATTTCCGTTGCCGATCTCCTCATTGACAACCGCATCCCTGGAAACTACTTCGCCATCGATGCCTACGTCCGTAGCGACTTAGAATTAGGACTGCTCGAAAATCGTCGAGGCAATCGTCTTTTGGCAATGCCCGAAACCCTAATTCAAGCGATTTACTCCGGTTTAGATAAAGAAACAGGTCAAGCCACCGGACTGGTATTGTTTAACTGCGGTCGGTGGTGGGGAAAAAACTTCTATGCTCGGTTTTGCGAAGAAATTGCCGAATACTATAAAACCGCCGTCAGCGATATGGCAATGGTGGAGTTTATTCAATGCTTGCAACAGTGCTGGATCGTTCACGGTTGGGGCAAAATTGAGCTAGACCAAACCCACCAACATCTGGGCTTTTTGCTGGTCAATACCTGGAACTCTCCCTTTGCAGCCCACGCCCCCAAAGGCAATCGTCCCGTTTGTCACCTTGATGCTGGGATTTTTAGTGCCTTCTTCAGTCAACTGAGCAACCGAGAATTACATTGCGTCCAAACGGATTGCGAATCTCTGGGCGCATCGTGCAATCGTTTTATCCTCGGCTTACCGGACAGACTGCGCCCGGTTGAAAGTTGGGTTCAAGATGGTTTAAGCCACGACGAGATGATGCAACGTTTGGCACAAAGTTAG
- a CDS encoding serine/threonine-protein kinase, whose translation MKISKYRILGLVGQGQFGQVFCGCHRKTGQIFALKNLDRHRFPTHKFLRELRFLLLLQHPNIVTCHSLEHTRTGRYLVMDYCEGGTLRQLMEMQAAPWVESGLKLALDLLAGLEHAHSRGIVHCDIKPENILLTAKPGGWLARISDFGIARLSQELAEETGNTGSPAYMAPERFYGQYSPASDLYAVGVMLFELLAGYRPFSGPPGQLMSAHLNQPVKIPPQVPPEFHGCILKALQKLPGRRFHSASEMLAALLEAQARWLEGQAPREQSEKVGFSPIQGRLRTEGKAEGVRQLGTVRSPIVGIAIVDKQLIWATQTTLTRYVSRQSFNFKAPIQALLPYQRGCLAVTEQEIYDLKLWGLEATPQRVAQFASPRIAAVEPQGRWIATATQGQPLQGSEFQIVPLTGSRRRKTGLNLSLAPRQLLALDSRHIAAIAAVSPTETLIQILTRRQTSIGVWRLPVSMDRAILGNSPYQLLAIAPHPTLADTTELILLDLKPFRLRRIVLDLAPPVCVAVTSWGYAVGHRSGWIVLLDGEGTVVGRLDLEDFRGLQALIPYQTSGLIASVFHQDRGGLYLLDLRQFEIDLVF comes from the coding sequence TTGAAAATTTCCAAGTATCGAATTTTAGGATTAGTTGGACAAGGCCAATTTGGTCAGGTGTTTTGCGGTTGTCATCGCAAAACGGGTCAAATTTTTGCGCTGAAAAACTTAGACCGACATCGGTTCCCCACCCATAAGTTTTTACGAGAACTGCGCTTTTTACTCTTGCTACAGCATCCCAATATTGTCACCTGCCATTCCCTGGAACATACGCGCACGGGTCGCTATTTGGTGATGGACTATTGCGAGGGCGGAACGTTGCGGCAACTGATGGAAATGCAGGCCGCGCCCTGGGTTGAGTCTGGCTTAAAATTAGCGCTCGATCTTCTGGCGGGCTTAGAACACGCTCACAGTCGGGGGATCGTTCACTGCGATATCAAGCCGGAAAATATTTTGCTGACGGCTAAACCCGGAGGATGGTTAGCCCGCATTTCCGATTTTGGCATTGCCCGCCTCTCTCAGGAGTTGGCGGAGGAAACGGGAAATACGGGTTCCCCGGCGTATATGGCTCCCGAACGCTTTTACGGCCAGTATTCTCCGGCGTCTGACCTTTACGCGGTGGGGGTAATGCTGTTTGAGTTGCTGGCCGGTTATCGCCCGTTTTCTGGGCCGCCTGGGCAGTTAATGTCGGCGCATCTCAATCAGCCGGTGAAGATCCCGCCGCAGGTTCCGCCGGAGTTTCACGGGTGCATTCTCAAGGCGCTGCAAAAGTTGCCCGGCCGTCGCTTTCATAGCGCTAGCGAGATGTTAGCGGCTTTGTTAGAGGCACAGGCTCGTTGGCTGGAGGGGCAAGCGCCGCGCGAGCAGAGTGAGAAGGTGGGGTTTTCCCCGATTCAAGGTCGGCTGCGGACTGAGGGCAAGGCGGAGGGGGTGCGCCAGTTGGGGACGGTGCGATCGCCCATTGTCGGGATAGCGATTGTAGACAAGCAACTGATTTGGGCGACGCAAACGACGCTCACCCGTTATGTGTCGCGTCAAAGCTTTAATTTCAAAGCTCCCATTCAGGCGTTGCTGCCCTATCAGCGGGGCTGTTTGGCAGTGACGGAGCAAGAGATTTACGATTTGAAGTTATGGGGGCTAGAGGCGACACCGCAGCGAGTCGCCCAGTTTGCCAGCCCTCGGATTGCGGCGGTTGAACCCCAAGGACGTTGGATCGCGACAGCAACGCAGGGGCAACCTCTTCAAGGCAGCGAGTTCCAAATTGTGCCTTTAACGGGGTCTAGGCGGCGGAAGACGGGCTTGAATTTGTCGCTGGCACCCCGGCAGTTATTGGCGCTCGATTCTCGTCATATCGCGGCGATCGCGGCGGTGTCGCCAACGGAAACACTGATTCAAATTTTGACCCGACGCCAGACTTCGATCGGGGTTTGGCGTTTGCCGGTTTCGATGGATCGGGCGATTTTGGGCAACAGTCCCTATCAATTGCTGGCGATCGCGCCCCATCCCACGCTTGCCGATACGACGGAACTGATCTTGCTCGATTTAAAGCCGTTTCGTCTGCGTCGCATTGTTTTAGATTTAGCGCCTCCGGTGTGTGTGGCGGTTACGTCTTGGGGGTATGCTGTCGGTCATCGCAGCGGGTGGATTGTTTTGTTGGATGGGGAAGGAACCGTGGTGGGGCGGCTGGATTTAGAGGACTTTAGGGGGTTGCAGGCCCTGATTCCCTATCAAACTTCGGGTTTAATTGCGAGTGTGTTTCACCAGGATCGCGGCGGGCTATACCTCTTAGATTTGCGACAATTCGAGATAGACTTGGTTTTCTGA
- a CDS encoding NnrU family protein, whose translation MADVSGSMVNSHWMMLGLLASFAVAHSGLAALRPRGEKLLGARLYRVLFALVSLPLAVVLIVYFFNHRYDGVQLWQVQDVPGVRALVWGLSAISFIFLYPATFNLLEIAAIAKPEVHLYETGIIRITRHPQMVGQIIWCIAHTLWLGTTFMVVTSLGLILHHVFGVWHGDRRWQMRYGEAFEAVKARTSIVPFQAVWDGRQTLKVDEFLRPAYLGVVVFVALLWWLHPTLMVATSRVPW comes from the coding sequence ATGGCTGATGTTTCTGGGTCTATGGTCAATTCCCACTGGATGATGTTGGGTTTGTTGGCAAGTTTTGCGGTGGCTCACAGCGGTTTAGCAGCCCTGCGTCCGCGCGGCGAAAAGCTGTTGGGCGCTCGCCTGTATCGCGTGTTGTTCGCATTAGTAAGTTTGCCGCTAGCGGTGGTGCTGATCGTGTATTTTTTCAATCACCGCTACGATGGGGTGCAGTTATGGCAGGTGCAAGATGTGCCTGGGGTGAGGGCGCTGGTTTGGGGGCTATCGGCTATTTCGTTTATTTTTCTGTATCCGGCGACGTTTAATTTATTGGAGATTGCGGCGATCGCCAAACCGGAGGTTCATCTCTACGAAACGGGGATTATTCGGATTACTCGACACCCGCAAATGGTGGGACAGATTATTTGGTGTATTGCTCATACGCTGTGGTTGGGGACAACTTTTATGGTTGTCACCTCTTTGGGGTTGATACTACATCATGTATTCGGCGTTTGGCATGGCGATCGCCGCTGGCAAATGCGGTACGGCGAAGCTTTTGAAGCGGTGAAAGCCAGAACTTCGATTGTGCCGTTTCAAGCGGTTTGGGACGGACGGCAAACCTTAAAAGTTGACGAATTTTTGCGTCCGGCCTATCTAGGGGTAGTTGTTTTTGTGGCGCTTTTGTGGTGGCTTCACCCGACTCTGATGGTCGCAACCAGTCGAGTTCCCTGGTAA
- a CDS encoding co-chaperone YbbN, with the protein MILSISERSFPKEVLEASTPVLIYFWAPWCGVCRLIPPALKRFQEEWGDLIKIVGINADESLKLANTYRLTTLPTLILLDRGQIRHRLEGFHSSDDLRRQLEAIALSYSAKPEPAYWSTQESAVFLT; encoded by the coding sequence ATGATACTGTCAATCAGCGAACGTTCGTTTCCCAAAGAAGTTTTAGAAGCTTCCACCCCCGTTTTAATTTACTTTTGGGCCCCTTGGTGCGGAGTGTGTCGGTTAATTCCCCCCGCTTTGAAGCGCTTTCAAGAGGAATGGGGAGATTTAATTAAAATTGTCGGGATCAATGCCGACGAAAGCTTAAAACTCGCCAATACTTACCGATTAACCACCTTACCCACCCTGATTTTGCTCGATCGCGGTCAAATCCGGCATCGCTTAGAAGGCTTTCACAGCAGCGACGACTTGCGCCGTCAGCTTGAAGCGATCGCCCTAAGCTACAGCGCCAAACCCGAACCCGCTTATTGGTCAACTCAAGAGTCTGCGGTTTTCCTTACATAA